One Granulicella sp. 5B5 DNA window includes the following coding sequences:
- a CDS encoding acyltransferase, with the protein MTIATAPTSTGEPAAVLQPAPFVRKPALPALTGLRTLLALTILLFHFTPSGLQWGPFSLYPIVDIGYVFVSFFFLISGFILSYNYADRPGGVNVADFWVARLSRLYPVYLLTMLISIPMLVVEWHARSHTEFWMGAIATPLLIQGFFPHLATFWNTVSWTLSCEIALYLMFPYLLRLKWPKNSWKLLALVIGFWAVGLIPHTIYVFTNPDHLPGPADRYSGGFWIDFLKYTPLPYLCTFLAGLTLGRLHEAAKLSARSRMIVGVAGFAAVWFTAYHLTDRLPYIMIHGGLLTPLFAAVILGLSGPSPLASVFSIRPLVTIGASTYCLYLLHFNVFILLHLHHVPEKLHVARFDPWISYVFVVLLALAVRKWVEHPCQIAIGNWWKRRRAAQAGR; encoded by the coding sequence ATGACGATCGCTACCGCACCCACCTCCACCGGAGAACCCGCCGCCGTTCTGCAACCCGCGCCGTTTGTGCGGAAGCCGGCGCTGCCTGCACTGACAGGCCTGCGCACACTGCTCGCACTGACGATCCTGTTGTTCCACTTCACACCGAGCGGGCTGCAGTGGGGGCCGTTCTCGCTGTATCCGATCGTGGACATCGGGTATGTGTTCGTCAGCTTCTTCTTCCTGATCTCCGGGTTCATTCTGTCGTACAACTATGCGGACCGACCGGGCGGCGTGAATGTGGCGGACTTCTGGGTAGCGAGGCTGAGCCGCCTTTATCCGGTGTACCTGCTCACCATGCTGATCTCGATCCCGATGTTGGTGGTGGAGTGGCATGCGCGGTCGCATACGGAGTTCTGGATGGGCGCGATTGCCACGCCCCTCCTCATACAGGGGTTCTTCCCTCACCTGGCGACGTTCTGGAACACGGTGAGCTGGACGCTCAGTTGCGAGATTGCGCTGTACCTTATGTTCCCTTATCTGCTGCGGTTGAAGTGGCCGAAGAACTCATGGAAGCTGCTGGCGTTGGTGATCGGGTTCTGGGCAGTCGGACTCATCCCGCATACGATCTATGTGTTCACCAATCCGGACCATCTGCCCGGGCCGGCGGACCGCTACAGCGGCGGGTTCTGGATCGACTTCCTGAAGTACACCCCGCTGCCGTATCTGTGTACGTTCCTTGCCGGGCTGACTCTAGGCCGACTGCATGAGGCGGCGAAGCTGTCGGCACGGTCGCGGATGATTGTTGGAGTCGCGGGCTTTGCAGCAGTGTGGTTTACGGCGTATCACCTGACCGACCGGCTGCCGTACATCATGATCCATGGCGGCCTGTTGACGCCGCTGTTTGCGGCGGTGATCCTCGGGCTTTCCGGGCCGAGTCCGCTGGCGAGCGTGTTCTCCATCCGTCCGTTGGTGACGATCGGGGCTTCAACCTACTGCCTGTACCTGCTGCACTTCAACGTCTTCATCCTGCTGCACCTGCATCACGTTCCAGAGAAGCTGCATGTGGCGCGCTTCGATCCGTGGATCAGCTACGTGTTTGTGGTACTGCTGGCGCTGGCAGTGCGGAAGTGGGTGGAGCATCCGTGCCAGATCGCCATCGGCAACTGGTGGAAGCGCCGGCGTGCGGCACAGGCTGGGCGATAA
- a CDS encoding dienelactone hydrolase family protein, with the protein MNRVLLSGVACVAVALSSVAGIGGTRAEAQDWARTALDKSPRHSEYVTIQEASGRKLQAFVVYPEVKDKAPVIVLIHEIFGESDWFKEMADELAGAGYIVVAPDLLSGWGPNAVAAKPMAGMGGDDHMHRAPGAPGAAYEAAMPGGTSAFPDQSAVVHAVTSLPDSEIMGDLDAAADYGKKLPSANGRLFIAGFCWGGGKSFLYATHRKDLSAAFVFYGTPPPVDAMKNITAPVYGFYAGNDARISTTVPQTETDMKAAGKTYEPVIYDGAGHGFMRAGEAPDASAANLAARREAFQRLVKLLGGVR; encoded by the coding sequence ATGAATCGAGTTTTGTTGTCGGGTGTGGCATGTGTGGCGGTGGCCTTGTCGAGTGTGGCCGGGATAGGTGGCACACGCGCGGAGGCGCAGGACTGGGCAAGGACAGCCTTGGATAAAAGCCCCAGGCATAGCGAGTATGTGACGATCCAAGAGGCGAGCGGACGGAAGCTGCAGGCGTTCGTGGTGTATCCGGAGGTAAAGGACAAGGCGCCGGTGATCGTTCTGATCCACGAGATCTTTGGCGAGAGCGACTGGTTCAAGGAGATGGCCGATGAACTGGCTGGCGCAGGCTACATCGTTGTCGCGCCGGACCTGCTGAGCGGCTGGGGGCCGAACGCAGTTGCCGCCAAGCCAATGGCGGGCATGGGCGGCGATGACCACATGCACAGGGCACCGGGTGCTCCGGGAGCGGCGTACGAGGCGGCGATGCCGGGAGGGACTTCGGCGTTTCCGGACCAAAGTGCGGTGGTCCACGCGGTGACTTCCCTGCCCGACAGCGAGATAATGGGCGACCTGGATGCCGCGGCGGACTATGGCAAGAAGCTGCCTTCGGCGAATGGGAGGCTGTTTATCGCAGGCTTCTGCTGGGGCGGTGGAAAGAGCTTTCTGTATGCCACGCACCGCAAAGACCTGAGCGCTGCGTTTGTGTTCTACGGGACGCCGCCACCAGTGGATGCGATGAAGAACATCACAGCGCCCGTGTATGGGTTTTATGCAGGCAACGACGCGCGGATCTCGACAACCGTGCCGCAGACCGAGACGGACATGAAGGCCGCAGGCAAGACGTATGAGCCGGTGATCTATGACGGTGCGGGGCATGGGTTTATGCGTGCGGGCGAGGCTCCAGATGCGAGCGCGGCTAACCTGGCGGCGAGACGCGAGGCATTTCAAAGGCTGGTGAAGCTGCTGGGTGGCGTGCGGTAA
- a CDS encoding TIGR00266 family protein, which translates to MQSRIVGSTMPVLELLLEPGESVISEAGELSWMGQTIAMTTHTQMAGGGGFFGAIKRVAGGGTLFMTEYTAQGYPGEVAFAAKIPGHVVPLEIGPGHEIMIHRHGFLCATPQIQLGVGFQQSLGAGIFGGDGFLLQKVSGVGTAWLELGGEVVVRDLQPGETLRVHPGHVGAFQSCVSFQITRIQGIRNMFFGGDGIFLAALTGPGRVWLQTLPLSNLAHALEPYLPQNRGEGVRNVGTAAVLGGIVGSMFDNNR; encoded by the coding sequence ATGCAATCGAGAATTGTTGGAAGCACGATGCCTGTGCTGGAGCTGCTGCTGGAGCCGGGTGAGAGTGTGATCTCCGAGGCCGGCGAGCTGAGCTGGATGGGGCAGACGATCGCCATGACGACGCATACGCAGATGGCGGGCGGTGGTGGGTTCTTTGGCGCGATCAAGCGCGTGGCCGGTGGCGGCACGCTGTTTATGACCGAGTACACGGCGCAAGGGTATCCGGGCGAGGTGGCGTTTGCGGCGAAGATTCCGGGGCACGTTGTGCCGCTGGAGATCGGGCCGGGACACGAGATCATGATCCATCGGCATGGGTTCCTGTGCGCGACCCCGCAAATCCAGCTAGGTGTGGGCTTTCAGCAGTCGCTGGGTGCGGGCATCTTTGGCGGCGATGGGTTTCTGCTGCAGAAGGTGAGCGGCGTGGGCACGGCCTGGCTGGAGCTGGGCGGCGAAGTGGTCGTCCGCGACCTGCAGCCGGGCGAGACGCTGCGAGTGCATCCGGGGCATGTGGGCGCGTTCCAGAGCTGCGTGAGCTTCCAGATCACGCGGATACAGGGCATTCGCAATATGTTCTTCGGCGGCGATGGGATCTTTCTGGCTGCACTGACCGGGCCGGGACGCGTATGGCTGCAGACGCTGCCGCTGTCGAACCTCGCTCATGCGTTGGAGCCGTACCTGCCGCAGAACCGCGGCGAGGGTGTGCGCAATGTGGGAACCGCCGCAGTGCTGGGCGGGATTGTGGGCAGCATGTTCGACAACAACCGATAA
- a CDS encoding HAMP domain-containing sensor histidine kinase: MSSPISLMPHAVCWRADPQLIWTMVVANAITALSYLSICITLLSLVRRTRQALARDWAYFGVGFALFIVACGSTHFMEVVTTWLPFFWIDATANILTAVLSAWIALALIGRVRLMGDRINDYAQRLTTTEQEQRQMRESLMAAQKLEEWSRMSTLVAHEIANPLEAIQNLLFLIETSHNVTSDVAGWAATAAEEATRILTISRSTLDFFRQGKDPELVDLFAAAESVRALLLTLLQRQDIHLELVATGDTAVQALPGEPRQVLLNLIRNACEAIAKPHAAIRVTFTGTPAGVEIQVCDEGQGIPPEVLTRLFTFGVTSKGEQGNGLGLWATRHILARHGGDIRVASTGPEGTTFILWWPRAFTPATN, encoded by the coding sequence ATGTCGTCGCCGATATCGCTCATGCCGCATGCCGTCTGCTGGCGAGCAGACCCCCAACTTATCTGGACCATGGTGGTCGCCAACGCGATCACGGCGTTGAGCTATCTCTCCATTTGCATCACTCTTCTCTCTCTCGTCCGCCGCACGCGCCAGGCTCTCGCCCGCGACTGGGCCTACTTCGGTGTCGGTTTTGCGCTCTTCATCGTGGCTTGTGGTTCCACGCACTTCATGGAGGTCGTCACCACCTGGCTACCCTTCTTCTGGATCGACGCGACCGCCAACATCCTTACTGCAGTCCTCTCCGCGTGGATAGCGCTTGCGCTCATCGGCCGTGTCCGTCTCATGGGCGACCGCATTAACGATTACGCCCAGCGCCTCACCACGACCGAGCAGGAGCAGCGCCAGATGCGCGAAAGCCTCATGGCCGCTCAGAAGCTCGAAGAGTGGAGCCGCATGTCCACCCTCGTCGCGCATGAGATCGCCAATCCGCTCGAGGCCATTCAGAATCTGCTCTTCCTCATCGAAACCTCTCACAATGTCACTTCGGATGTTGCCGGCTGGGCCGCCACAGCTGCCGAAGAAGCCACACGCATCCTCACCATCTCCCGCTCCACGCTCGATTTCTTCCGCCAGGGCAAGGACCCCGAACTCGTTGACCTCTTCGCCGCGGCCGAGAGCGTCCGGGCTCTCCTGCTGACCCTGCTGCAGCGCCAGGACATACATCTCGAACTCGTCGCCACCGGCGACACCGCGGTGCAGGCGCTACCTGGCGAACCCCGTCAGGTCCTGCTCAACCTCATCCGCAACGCCTGCGAAGCCATAGCAAAACCACACGCCGCCATCCGCGTCACCTTCACCGGCACGCCCGCTGGTGTCGAAATTCAAGTCTGCGACGAGGGCCAGGGCATCCCCCCTGAAGTCCTCACCCGCCTCTTCACCTTCGGCGTCACCAGCAAAGGCGAGCAGGGAAACGGCCTCGGCCTTTGGGCCACCCGCCACATCCTCGCTCGCCACGGCGGAGACATCCGCGTCGCCTCTACCGGCCCGGAAGGCACCACCTTCATCTTGTGGTGGCCCCGCGCCTTCACTCCCGCAACCAACTGA
- a CDS encoding DUF4870 domain-containing protein: MSDEMGSVPPEAQQQGYQQVPPPPQYIPPAQASGLSDTAAGALAYITIIPAILFLLIDPYKDKPFVKFHSIQCLGLAICGFCLGVIAVIPILGWIIYIVGMLTMLVVWIICILKASQGGAFKLPVIGKFASEQSGYAA, encoded by the coding sequence ATGAGCGATGAGATGGGAAGCGTCCCACCCGAGGCGCAGCAGCAGGGCTACCAGCAGGTTCCACCACCGCCGCAGTATATTCCGCCGGCACAGGCAAGTGGGTTGAGCGATACCGCCGCAGGGGCGCTCGCGTACATCACGATCATTCCGGCGATCCTCTTTCTGCTGATCGATCCTTACAAGGACAAGCCGTTTGTGAAGTTCCATTCGATCCAGTGCCTGGGTCTTGCGATCTGCGGGTTCTGCCTGGGCGTGATTGCCGTGATCCCGATTCTGGGCTGGATCATCTACATCGTCGGGATGCTGACGATGCTGGTGGTGTGGATCATCTGCATTCTGAAGGCGTCGCAGGGGGGAGCGTTCAAGCTGCCGGTGATTGGGAAGTTTGCCTCGGAGCAGTCAGGGTACGCGGCGTAG
- the pyrH gene encoding UMP kinase — translation MYKRVLLKISGEALAAGRGFGVDAVFINAVAQEIADVASSGCQVAIVVGGGNFFRGVAEQAIHMDRVAADHMGMLSTVINAIALQDAIEKTGHFCRVMSAIAMHQVAEPYIRRRAVRHLEKGRIVIFAAGTGNPYFSTDTAAALRAMEINADALLKATSVDGIYSADPKKDPTAVKFEEITYMQMIQLGLKVMDISAVSLCKDNNLPMVVFSMRERGNILRVIQGEKLGSLVTA, via the coding sequence ATGTACAAGCGCGTTCTTCTCAAGATCTCCGGTGAAGCCCTGGCCGCCGGCCGTGGCTTCGGTGTCGATGCCGTCTTCATCAACGCAGTCGCTCAGGAGATCGCCGATGTCGCTTCCTCTGGCTGTCAGGTCGCCATCGTCGTCGGCGGCGGCAACTTCTTCCGCGGCGTAGCCGAGCAGGCCATCCACATGGACCGCGTCGCCGCCGACCACATGGGCATGCTCTCCACGGTCATCAATGCCATCGCCCTGCAGGACGCCATCGAAAAGACTGGCCACTTCTGCCGCGTCATGTCCGCCATCGCCATGCACCAGGTGGCCGAGCCCTACATCCGCCGCCGCGCCGTCCGCCATCTCGAAAAAGGCCGCATCGTCATCTTCGCCGCCGGCACCGGCAACCCCTACTTCTCCACCGACACCGCCGCCGCCCTCCGCGCCATGGAGATCAACGCCGACGCTCTCCTCAAAGCCACCTCGGTCGACGGCATCTACTCGGCCGACCCCAAGAAGGACCCCACCGCCGTCAAGTTCGAAGAGATCACCTATATGCAGATGATCCAACTCGGCCTCAAGGTCATGGACATCTCTGCCGTGTCGCTCTGCAAGGACAACAACCTGCCCATGGTCGTCTTCTCCATGCGCGAGCGCGGCAACATCCTCAGGGTCATCCAGGGCGAAAAACTAGGCTCCCTCGTCACCGCCTGA